Proteins encoded within one genomic window of Thiothrix litoralis:
- the leuC gene encoding 3-isopropylmalate dehydratase large subunit codes for MAGKTLYDKVWNAHVVRQEADGTGLLYIDRHLVHEVTSPQAFEGLRLANRQPWRVNSMVAVPDHNVPTIGLEHGITDPIARLQVETLDENCRSFGITEFNIGDIRQGIVHVIGPEQGATLPGMTVVCGDSHTSTHGAFGALAHGIGTSEVEHVMATQCLIQKKMKNMLVSVDGKVGAGVTAKDIVLAIIGEIGTAGGTGYAIEFGGEAIRDLSMEGRMTVCNMAIEGGARAGMIAVDDTTINYVKGRPYAPKAHDWDKAVAAWQDLHSDADAVFDRVVRLDAASIQPQVTWGTSPEMVLPVDGKTPDPANESDAVKASGISAALKYMGLEANTPITDVQIDKVFIGSCTNSRIEDLRAAAAVAKGRKVASNVKLAMVVPGSGLVKQQAESEGLDKIFIEAGFEWRAPGCSMCLAMNADRLEPGERCASTSNRNFEGRQGQGGRTHLVSPAMAAAAAVTGHFVDVRTL; via the coding sequence ATGGCTGGCAAAACGCTCTACGATAAGGTCTGGAATGCGCATGTGGTGAGGCAAGAAGCTGACGGCACAGGCTTACTCTATATCGACCGTCATTTGGTACACGAAGTGACTTCACCGCAAGCCTTTGAAGGGCTGCGCCTCGCCAACCGTCAACCGTGGCGGGTCAACTCGATGGTAGCCGTTCCCGATCACAACGTTCCAACCATTGGCCTGGAGCACGGCATTACCGACCCGATAGCCCGTTTGCAAGTCGAAACCCTCGACGAAAATTGTCGCTCCTTTGGCATTACCGAATTCAATATCGGCGACATCCGTCAGGGCATCGTGCACGTCATTGGCCCTGAGCAAGGCGCAACCTTGCCCGGCATGACCGTGGTTTGTGGCGATTCACACACCTCGACGCATGGCGCGTTTGGCGCATTGGCACACGGCATCGGCACATCCGAAGTCGAGCACGTCATGGCGACCCAGTGCTTGATCCAGAAAAAGATGAAAAACATGCTGGTCAGCGTGGATGGCAAAGTCGGCGCAGGCGTGACTGCTAAAGACATCGTGCTTGCCATTATCGGTGAAATCGGCACGGCGGGCGGCACAGGTTACGCCATCGAATTCGGCGGCGAAGCTATCCGCGACTTGTCGATGGAAGGCCGTATGACGGTCTGCAATATGGCTATCGAGGGCGGTGCTCGCGCAGGCATGATAGCCGTGGATGACACCACCATTAACTACGTCAAAGGCCGCCCTTACGCCCCGAAAGCGCACGATTGGGATAAAGCTGTTGCCGCTTGGCAAGACCTGCATTCCGATGCGGATGCGGTATTCGATCGGGTAGTACGCCTCGATGCTGCCAGCATTCAGCCGCAAGTCACTTGGGGGACTTCCCCCGAGATGGTACTGCCGGTGGATGGTAAAACGCCTGACCCCGCCAATGAAAGCGATGCGGTCAAAGCCAGCGGTATTAGCGCAGCGCTCAAATACATGGGTCTGGAAGCCAATACGCCGATTACTGACGTGCAAATCGACAAGGTATTCATCGGCTCTTGCACCAACTCACGCATTGAAGATTTACGTGCTGCCGCCGCCGTTGCCAAAGGCCGCAAAGTCGCGAGCAATGTGAAGCTGGCGATGGTGGTTCCCGGCTCCGGCTTGGTCAAGCAACAAGCGGAAAGCGAAGGGCTGGATAAAATTTTTATCGAAGCGGGTTTTGAATGGCGTGCACCGGGTTGTTCCATGTGCCTTGCCATGAATGCTGACCGTCTCGAACCGGGCGAGCGTTGTGCCTCTACCTCCAACCGCAACTTTGAAGGGCGGCAAGGGCAGGGCGGGCGCACCCATCTGGTTAGCCCGGCTATGGCGGCTGCGGCAGCGGTGACTGGTCATTTTGTCGATGTTCGTACCCTGTAA
- the leuD gene encoding 3-isopropylmalate dehydratase small subunit, whose product MDKFTVHTGLVVPLDRSNVDTDAIIPKQYLKSIQRTGFGPTLFDDWRYLEPGEPGMDHSKRTPNPDFVLNFPRYAGASVLLARENFGCGSSREHAVWALTDYGIRAVIAPSYADIFFNNSFKNGLLPLTLPAEVIDQLFTEAQASEGYQLTVDLEKQQVVTPSGAAFAFSIDEFRKYCLLNGLDDIGLTLQHAADIKAYETQRKQAAPWLF is encoded by the coding sequence ATGGATAAATTTACTGTACATACCGGTCTGGTGGTTCCGCTGGACCGTTCCAACGTGGATACGGATGCGATTATTCCCAAGCAATACCTGAAATCCATTCAGCGTACTGGCTTTGGCCCGACGCTGTTTGATGACTGGCGTTACCTTGAGCCGGGCGAACCGGGCATGGATCACAGCAAGCGCACCCCGAACCCGGATTTCGTGCTGAATTTCCCGCGTTATGCCGGGGCTTCGGTGCTGTTGGCGCGTGAAAACTTTGGTTGCGGTTCCTCACGGGAACACGCGGTCTGGGCGCTGACGGATTACGGCATTCGTGCGGTAATTGCGCCGAGCTATGCAGATATTTTCTTCAATAACAGCTTCAAGAATGGCTTGCTGCCATTGACGCTGCCTGCTGAGGTGATTGATCAGTTGTTCACGGAAGCACAGGCGTCAGAAGGCTATCAGTTGACGGTTGATCTGGAAAAGCAGCAAGTGGTTACGCCGAGTGGCGCAGCGTTTGCGTTCAGCATCGACGAATTCCGCAAGTATTGCCTGCTGAACGGGTTGGATGATATTGGCCTGACACTGCAACACGCGGCTGACATCAAAGCGTATGAAACGCAGCGCAAGCAAGCAGCGCCTTGGTTATTTTAA
- the leuB gene encoding 3-isopropylmalate dehydrogenase: MTHKILVLPGDGIGPEIVAEAVKVLNVFTAEGNLSVALEYANIGGIAYDKEGQPYPDSTRALAQKADAILLGAVGGPQYDTLDRPLRPERGLLAIRADLGLFANLRPAILYEELASASTLKPEVVAGLDIMIVRELTGGIYFGQPRGIRVLENGERQGFNSATYTESEIERIARVGFETAMKRNKRLCSVDKANVLEVCELWREIVEKVGKEYPEVELSHMYVDNAAMQLVRAPKQFDVIVTSNLFGDVLSDAAAMLTGSIGMLPSASLNSSACGLYEPIHGSAPDIAGQGIANPLATILSVAMLLRYSLNRPELAERVEAAVEKVLASGVRTGDIYTEGCRKIGTVAMGDAVVAALQG; this comes from the coding sequence ATGACACACAAAATTTTGGTATTGCCCGGTGACGGTATTGGCCCGGAAATCGTGGCGGAAGCGGTTAAAGTCCTCAATGTTTTCACGGCGGAAGGCAATCTGTCGGTAGCGCTAGAATACGCGAATATCGGCGGCATTGCTTACGACAAGGAAGGTCAACCTTACCCGGATTCCACCCGCGCGCTGGCACAAAAGGCTGATGCGATTCTGCTTGGCGCTGTCGGTGGCCCGCAGTACGACACGCTCGACCGTCCGTTGCGCCCGGAACGTGGCTTGCTGGCGATTCGTGCTGATCTCGGTCTGTTCGCCAATTTACGCCCGGCGATTCTGTACGAAGAGCTGGCCTCAGCTTCCACCCTCAAGCCTGAAGTGGTTGCAGGGCTGGACATTATGATCGTGCGCGAACTGACCGGCGGTATTTACTTCGGTCAACCTCGTGGCATTCGTGTGCTGGAAAACGGTGAGCGTCAAGGTTTTAATTCTGCTACTTACACCGAATCCGAAATCGAGCGCATTGCCCGCGTCGGCTTTGAAACTGCGATGAAGCGCAACAAGCGCCTGTGTTCCGTCGACAAGGCTAACGTGCTGGAAGTGTGCGAACTGTGGCGCGAAATCGTCGAGAAAGTCGGTAAGGAATACCCTGAAGTCGAACTCAGCCACATGTACGTCGATAACGCCGCGATGCAATTGGTGCGTGCGCCCAAGCAATTCGACGTGATTGTGACCAGCAACCTGTTTGGCGATGTGTTGTCTGACGCCGCCGCCATGCTGACCGGTTCTATTGGTATGTTGCCTTCTGCCTCCCTGAATTCTTCGGCGTGTGGCTTGTACGAACCGATCCACGGTTCTGCGCCTGACATTGCAGGCCAGGGCATTGCCAACCCGTTGGCGACCATTCTGTCCGTAGCGATGTTGCTGCGTTACAGCCTCAATCGTCCAGAACTGGCTGAGCGCGTCGAAGCGGCAGTGGAAAAGGTTCTGGCATCTGGCGTGCGCACTGGCGACATTTACACCGAGGGTTGCCGCAAAATTGGCACGGTGGCAATGGGCGATGCAGTCGTTGCTGCCCTACAAGGTTAA
- a CDS encoding FimV/HubP family polar landmark protein: protein MNKQALSLAIFIAGAYPAASSALGLGDIESNSHLNQPLRAKIDLLSAAPADASKIQVRLAPPDVFNRVGVARPDFLGNLRFTPTVQGGKPVILVSSDTPIQEPFVNFLLEVSWPQGQLLKEYTVMLDPPVLMQPGNTVAGEAAVRAEPKAAGNVRRPVRPAQPAAAPAAPPQPAARNRTYRVKSGDTLFGVASRLQRQGINNDQMMMALFRANPEAFIDENINNLRTGALMKTPSSSQVGAVSRAEARREIRQQNAEWREFRKSLAGKTVPQSTGTKTVAASKPQSQNAPTASNQQDKARLEVLGAKTGDSAASNAAVAAGNAKLAAIEKQLALASESLAARQNENNELKSRVTDLESMLSKKNRLLALRDTQLAELQQQLSDNGIKVAPSADTADTQDAQQTTQSTPTGSQVVSVPPEQGKDIQTHMANVAGQDNNTILRTEPPVPSAPPVQQIAPPATPVPVPAPAVPLKPVIVPVTPAEKPVQKPSPVFADQTGDNNDLLGLLTSPLALKIGAGSLALLLLLWLLGRRRKPDGTTKTPRREANLDDDLDMPVTRDEFDVNSLEQELEKADKRSGGTYGTARNTLSEDPFGIAGNDTDEDEGMDVPPIAGQPHPAAGIEDDCLTEANVYIAYGLYQQAESELKKCIERHPDKPEYRHKLLECYFVANNREAFDNHAQQFAVMDGAGKDNLWKSVAEWGRKISPDNALYQGSAVPTAPAPAPASSVAATVATALGGMAAATAGASLAADNKVSEPTPVPRDDYPADDFSDLDLGEMDFDDIDLDKLLQDSDEMADFGEPPVEDKSAVSSEIAPELPTLPELDVAETKPAPLAAAADDEPFDFNLDELDDLDDDLDLDFTLDTDDKAPQPAQESIAVKPREPEPDNMYEAESSDHLLDFDLDELDDLDDLVGNDDAIPATPANHVAATAAAVAVPVVVAAAAANSTNLNLHLDNQTGINRILPKDTFYAPISDEDKDWLGDIDDALSFLDFPDEEIDLHEAHISTKLDLARAYLDMGDIEGARSTLEEVMVEGNDDQRREAEVLLHQTG, encoded by the coding sequence GTGAATAAACAAGCCTTGAGCTTAGCTATATTCATCGCCGGAGCGTATCCAGCGGCTTCCAGCGCTTTGGGGCTTGGGGATATTGAATCCAACTCTCATCTGAACCAGCCGCTGCGAGCCAAAATCGACTTGTTGTCTGCTGCCCCGGCAGATGCCAGCAAGATTCAGGTACGCTTGGCACCACCCGATGTATTTAACCGGGTAGGTGTTGCTCGCCCTGACTTTCTGGGTAATTTACGTTTTACGCCCACGGTTCAGGGTGGTAAGCCAGTCATTCTGGTGTCGTCTGATACGCCTATTCAAGAACCCTTCGTTAATTTTCTATTAGAAGTCAGTTGGCCTCAAGGACAGCTTCTTAAAGAATATACCGTGATGTTGGATCCACCGGTGCTGATGCAGCCGGGCAATACGGTTGCCGGGGAAGCTGCTGTCAGGGCAGAGCCGAAAGCTGCCGGTAATGTCCGTCGCCCAGTACGCCCTGCTCAACCAGCCGCCGCACCCGCAGCACCACCGCAACCTGCTGCCCGTAACCGTACTTACCGGGTCAAATCCGGGGATACCTTGTTTGGTGTGGCATCACGTCTCCAACGCCAAGGCATTAACAACGACCAGATGATGATGGCTTTGTTCCGGGCAAACCCGGAAGCGTTCATTGATGAAAACATCAATAACCTCCGCACGGGTGCGTTGATGAAGACCCCATCTTCCAGCCAAGTCGGTGCTGTTTCACGCGCAGAAGCCCGCCGCGAGATTCGCCAGCAGAATGCCGAGTGGCGTGAATTCAGGAAGTCACTGGCAGGCAAAACCGTTCCGCAAAGTACCGGAACCAAAACGGTGGCTGCCAGCAAGCCTCAGTCCCAGAATGCACCAACCGCCAGCAACCAACAGGATAAGGCACGTCTGGAAGTCTTGGGTGCAAAAACAGGTGATAGCGCTGCCAGCAATGCGGCCGTTGCCGCCGGTAACGCCAAGCTCGCCGCCATCGAAAAGCAACTTGCGTTGGCGAGTGAGTCACTGGCAGCACGCCAGAATGAGAACAACGAACTCAAATCACGTGTGACTGACCTTGAGTCCATGTTGAGCAAGAAAAACCGTTTGCTGGCCTTGCGCGATACCCAGCTTGCTGAATTGCAGCAGCAACTGAGCGATAACGGCATTAAAGTCGCGCCGTCAGCCGATACGGCGGATACGCAAGATGCCCAACAAACCACACAGTCAACGCCAACAGGCAGTCAGGTTGTTAGCGTGCCACCAGAGCAGGGTAAAGACATCCAGACCCACATGGCGAATGTCGCGGGTCAGGACAACAATACCATCCTCAGGACTGAGCCGCCTGTCCCATCAGCCCCGCCAGTGCAACAGATAGCCCCGCCAGCCACTCCAGTGCCTGTTCCTGCACCAGCCGTACCGCTGAAACCTGTGATTGTGCCAGTAACGCCTGCGGAAAAGCCTGTTCAAAAGCCTTCACCTGTGTTTGCTGACCAGACAGGGGATAACAATGATCTTTTGGGGCTGTTGACATCGCCGCTGGCACTCAAAATTGGCGCAGGCTCGCTGGCATTGTTGCTGTTGCTGTGGTTATTAGGGCGTCGCCGCAAACCAGACGGAACCACGAAGACGCCACGCCGTGAAGCCAATCTGGACGATGATCTCGATATGCCAGTGACTCGTGACGAGTTCGATGTTAATTCTCTGGAACAAGAGCTGGAGAAAGCCGATAAACGCAGCGGCGGGACTTACGGTACTGCCAGAAATACTTTGTCAGAAGACCCCTTTGGTATTGCCGGGAATGATACGGATGAAGATGAGGGGATGGATGTTCCGCCTATTGCTGGTCAACCGCATCCCGCGGCGGGCATTGAAGATGATTGCCTGACAGAAGCCAATGTTTACATCGCTTACGGCTTGTACCAGCAAGCAGAAAGCGAGTTGAAAAAGTGTATTGAGCGTCACCCTGACAAGCCGGAATACCGCCACAAGTTACTGGAATGCTACTTCGTTGCCAATAACCGCGAGGCGTTTGATAACCACGCCCAACAGTTTGCGGTAATGGATGGTGCGGGTAAGGATAACCTGTGGAAATCCGTGGCTGAGTGGGGGCGAAAAATCAGCCCGGATAACGCGTTGTATCAAGGATCGGCTGTCCCGACTGCTCCAGCACCAGCGCCTGCTTCTTCAGTGGCGGCAACGGTTGCAACGGCTTTGGGCGGCATGGCCGCTGCAACAGCGGGAGCGTCATTAGCTGCTGACAATAAAGTGTCAGAGCCAACGCCTGTTCCCAGAGATGACTACCCGGCAGATGACTTCAGTGATTTGGATCTGGGTGAGATGGACTTTGATGACATCGATCTCGATAAACTGTTGCAGGACAGTGACGAGATGGCTGATTTCGGTGAGCCACCCGTTGAAGATAAGAGTGCGGTATCGTCAGAAATTGCGCCTGAATTGCCTACCCTGCCTGAGTTGGATGTAGCAGAAACCAAGCCTGCCCCACTTGCCGCAGCGGCGGATGATGAGCCATTCGATTTTAATCTGGATGAGCTGGACGATCTGGATGATGACCTTGATCTGGACTTTACGCTGGATACAGACGATAAAGCGCCCCAACCGGCGCAGGAAAGCATTGCTGTTAAGCCTCGCGAGCCAGAGCCGGATAATATGTATGAAGCAGAGTCTTCCGACCACTTGCTGGATTTTGATCTGGATGAACTGGACGACCTGGATGATTTGGTAGGCAATGATGACGCAATCCCTGCGACGCCAGCGAATCATGTGGCTGCTACTGCGGCGGCGGTAGCTGTTCCTGTTGTAGTAGCAGCCGCTGCGGCAAATTCTACCAACCTGAACCTGCATCTGGACAACCAAACAGGGATCAACCGTATCCTGCCCAAGGACACGTTCTACGCGCCGATTAGCGACGAAGACAAGGATTGGCTGGGCGATATTGATGATGCGCTGTCGTTCCTCGACTTCCCGGACGAGGAAATTGACCTGCACGAAGCTCATATCAGCACCAAGCTGGATCTGGCTCGCGCCTATCTGGACATGGGCGACATCGAGGGTGCTCGCAGCACGCTGGAAGAGGTCATGGTGGAAGGTAACGACGACCAACGCCGTGAAGCCGAAGTGCTGTTACACCAGACAGGTTGA
- a CDS encoding aspartate-semialdehyde dehydrogenase — protein MSNTYNVAVVGAGSLVGEAILDLLAKRKFPIGKIYALEFATDGEQYVDFGNKTLDVEHVEHFDFSSVKIAFFASTEAVAAQYVPLAVAAGCVVIDDSACFRFEKDVPLVVPEVNPQAIVGYKQRSIIANPGSAVSQMLVALKPLHDAATITRINVATYQAVSGTGREGINELAHQTAQLLNARPVEPKLYAKQIAFNLFPHIGNFQENGYTWEEMKMVLETRKIMGLPALGINPTAVRVPVFFGHSAAINIETETKLTAAEATQLLRKAAGVEVLDEQVDGGYPTPVTEAVNSDSVYVSRIREDISCPSGLSLWVVADNVRKGAALNSVQIAEILVRDYL, from the coding sequence ATGTCCAACACTTATAACGTAGCCGTCGTCGGTGCAGGCAGTCTGGTGGGTGAAGCCATCCTGGACTTGCTGGCAAAGCGTAAATTCCCCATTGGTAAAATTTATGCGCTGGAATTTGCAACAGACGGTGAACAGTACGTCGATTTTGGCAATAAAACATTGGATGTTGAGCACGTCGAACATTTCGACTTCTCCAGCGTAAAAATTGCTTTTTTTGCCAGCACGGAGGCGGTAGCGGCTCAATATGTGCCGCTGGCGGTGGCGGCAGGGTGCGTGGTCATTGACGACAGTGCGTGCTTCCGTTTTGAGAAAGATGTGCCGTTAGTCGTGCCAGAAGTGAACCCACAAGCCATTGTAGGGTATAAGCAACGCAGCATTATTGCTAACCCCGGCAGCGCGGTTAGCCAGATGTTGGTGGCGTTGAAGCCACTGCATGATGCCGCGACGATTACGCGGATTAATGTGGCCACTTATCAAGCGGTTTCCGGCACGGGGCGTGAAGGTATCAATGAATTGGCACACCAAACGGCACAGCTCTTGAATGCCCGTCCGGTGGAACCGAAATTGTATGCCAAGCAAATTGCGTTCAATTTGTTCCCGCACATCGGTAATTTCCAGGAAAATGGCTATACTTGGGAAGAAATGAAGATGGTGCTGGAAACCCGTAAAATCATGGGCTTGCCTGCATTGGGCATTAATCCAACAGCAGTACGTGTTCCCGTGTTTTTCGGTCATTCCGCAGCCATCAATATTGAAACCGAGACGAAGTTGACAGCAGCAGAAGCCACGCAGCTTTTACGTAAGGCTGCTGGTGTGGAAGTACTGGATGAGCAGGTGGATGGTGGTTATCCGACGCCTGTGACCGAAGCGGTCAATAGTGACAGCGTTTATGTTAGCCGGATTCGTGAAGATATTTCTTGCCCATCGGGTCTGAGTTTATGGGTAGTTGCTGATAATGTGCGTAAAGGTGCTGCGTTAAACAGTGTCCAGATTGCTGAAATATTAGTACGCGACTATCTGTAG
- a CDS encoding entericidin A/B family lipoprotein — translation MQKLLSVLFLMACLLVAGCSTVEGVGKDLKSLGGSIEQNAQTEKAK, via the coding sequence ATGCAAAAGTTACTGAGTGTATTATTCCTGATGGCCTGTCTGTTGGTTGCTGGTTGCAGTACCGTGGAAGGCGTTGGCAAAGATCTGAAATCGTTGGGTGGCTCGATTGAACAAAATGCCCAGACAGAAAAGGCAAAATAA